AGGATATAATCGAGTTCCGGAGCCCCCTGCAAGTACAATTCCTTTCATAATAATCACCTATATTATTTTAAATTTTAAATAATCATTTTCACTAGCTGCATCTTCAAAAGTGTCTAAAATATCTTTATCAACTTCACTAGCATTAATTAATTCAATTTCACCATCTATCTCACATAAACAATCATATAAAGCATCTAAATTTTTACCATAATAATCTGGAAAATTTAGCGCTTCCATCAAGTAAACATGTCCCTGTCGATTAATTAGTTTGCCATCCAATTGCATTTTAGACCTCTTCAAATGTATTATAATGGTTCTCAGTATAATAGACTTTATAATCTCCAGTATTATAAACTATTCTTTTAGCACCGCGAATGGTTCCATTGGCATCAATATCACATTCAATGTATTTAGAGTCGCTGTCTGGCAATACATGTTGTCTGTTGGTAAACGTGTCTCCACCTATGCTTTTTCCAGGCGCGTATTTTTTAAGCGGTCCACCATGCCAACCCAACTCCCTAGCTTCGCTTTTTGTAATGTAATTGCCAGGGAGCTTGTGAAACTCTTTAATGTATGATGAAACCTCATCAACTGTACAATATTCCCCACCTTCAACTACGCTAACATCACCTGAATCATCACTTCCAAAGTTTAAAAAGTCAAAAAATCCTGCACTTACAGCTGAAATGGAAAATAAAGCAATTACCAATGCAATGATTAAAACTAGTTTCTTATTCATTTAATCAACTCAATATATTCTTTTATAGCTTCTTTATAATCTCTTAAAGGTTCAAATCCCTTTTCTACCCAATTTCTATTTTCTAAAACAGAATAACTTGGCCTTGGGGCTGGTCTTGCATACTCAGATGCAGTAACCGGAATAACATCAACATCAATTTCAGCTATTTCAAAGATATACCTTGCAAATTCACACCATGAACAGCTTCCAGAATTAGTTAAATGGTAAATACCATAATAACCAGTTTCGATTAATTGAGATATTGCTCTAGCCAAATCCAGAGCATAAGTTGGAGTTCCAACCTCATCATAAACAACCCAGATTTCAGAATGCTTTTTAGCTAACTCAAGGATTGTCTTTGGAAAATTCCTGCCGTTGATTCCATAGAGCCATGCGGTTCTTAAAATAAAATATTTATCCAATATTTTTTGAATAGCTTCCTCCCCTTTGAGTTTGCTTTTTCCATAAACACTTAATGGACATATTTCATCGCATTCAACCCATGGACGGGTATTCTTACCATTGAAAATATAATCAGTACTAATATGAACTAAAGCACAGTCAATTTTTCGGCAAGCAAGAGCTAAATTTTTAACTCCATCGCTATTTACACTATATGCAAGCTCTCGGTTTTCCTCACAACCATCAACATTTGTATAAGCAGCTGAATTAATAACAATATCCGGATTATTTTCACAAATAGCATCCATGACTTGTTTTTCATCAGTGATGTCTAATGTTTTTGATGTTGTAAGAATTAATTCATGACTATCACCTAAAACTTCAGCCAAATCATGCCCCAACATTCCATTAGAACCCGTAATTAAAATTTTCATTGTATCACTTAAAACTTTTAATATATTAAAATATATATTATACTTTATATTTATAGAAGGGGAGTTGAAATCATGAAAATATGTATTGTTGGCCAAGGCTATATCGGACTTCCAACAGCGGCATTATTCAGCCGTAACCATTGTGAAGTCCTTGGGGTTGATGTTAATGAAAAAATTATTGAAAACTTGAATAAAGGAATAATTCATATAGAAGAACCGGGAATAGCCGACATTATCAAAAAAGCAGTTGAGAGAAAAATATATGCTGCCAGTTTAACTCCTCAAAAAGCGGATGCATTTATCATAACTGTTCCAACACCATACATTGCTGAAAATTACAGCTGCGATTTAAGTTATGTTATTAATGCATGCGAATCTATTTTACCTTATCTTGAACAGGGAAATACTGTTATTATCGAATCTACAATTGCTCCGATGTCAACAGATGAAACCATTAAACCAATATTTGAAAAGGCCGGATTTACAATAGGCAAAGACCT
This portion of the Methanobrevibacter sp. V74 genome encodes:
- a CDS encoding barstar family protein, with translation MQLDGKLINRQGHVYLMEALNFPDYYGKNLDALYDCLCEIDGEIELINASEVDKDILDTFEDAASENDYLKFKII
- a CDS encoding ribonuclease domain-containing protein; this translates as MNKKLVLIIALVIALFSISAVSAGFFDFLNFGSDDSGDVSVVEGGEYCTVDEVSSYIKEFHKLPGNYITKSEARELGWHGGPLKKYAPGKSIGGDTFTNRQHVLPDSDSKYIECDIDANGTIRGAKRIVYNTGDYKVYYTENHYNTFEEV
- the rfbD gene encoding dTDP-4-dehydrorhamnose reductase, with product MKILITGSNGMLGHDLAEVLGDSHELILTTSKTLDITDEKQVMDAICENNPDIVINSAAYTNVDGCEENRELAYSVNSDGVKNLALACRKIDCALVHISTDYIFNGKNTRPWVECDEICPLSVYGKSKLKGEEAIQKILDKYFILRTAWLYGINGRNFPKTILELAKKHSEIWVVYDEVGTPTYALDLARAISQLIETGYYGIYHLTNSGSCSWCEFARYIFEIAEIDVDVIPVTASEYARPAPRPSYSVLENRNWVEKGFEPLRDYKEAIKEYIELIK